The following coding sequences are from one Diabrotica virgifera virgifera chromosome 2, PGI_DIABVI_V3a window:
- the LOC126880829 gene encoding uncharacterized protein LOC126880829, which translates to MVEQQIQPSTIIIGDFNSPSTRWGYSRTTNVGKHLEDFLDINYLDVLNAPPTFLSFRGSQSRPDLVVTHPHTTGKTSVTLLDDAASCGHRALLVTCKLEKDKKTQNRAPRWNFKKTDCKKYRECTNEVLT; encoded by the coding sequence ATGGTAGAGCAACAAATCCAGCCAAGTACCATCATAATTGGAGATTTCAATAGTCCATCCACGAGATGGGGCTACTCTAGAACCACCAACGTTGGGAAACACCTCGAGGACTTTCTGGATATCAACTATCTCGATGTATTGAATGCCCCACCTACGTTCTTATCGTTTAGAGGAAGTCAATCAAGGCCGGATCTTGTCGTAACGCACCCACACACTACAGGCAAGACCAGTGTAACCCTCCTGGATGACGCAGCAAGCTGTGGTCACCGCGCTCTGCTAGTGACATGCAAACTGGAAAAGGACAAAAAAACCCAAAATCGCGCTCCGCGCTGGAATTTTAAAAAGACGGATTGTAAAAAGTACAGGGAATGCACAAATGAAGTCCTGACTTAA